The Stackebrandtia nassauensis DSM 44728 genome includes the window GATGTCGGGTACCAGCAACAGCCGCTCCAGTGCGACACCGGCCTCGGCGCAGGCCAACAACCCGAGGGTGGGCAGGCCCGCGACCGCGCACCAGGCGCCGTTCGCCGAGGCGGTGGCGACGAGCGTGATGAGCAGCGCCGTGGAGGCGGTGACCGAGACGGTCGCGCCTCGGCGCAGCCCCCGCTCGGGCAGCACTTCGGCCAGGGGCGGGGTCACCGGTAGGACCGGTTCTATCTCGGAGGCTCGGCGGCCCAGGGTGGCGGCCAGCTGTTGACGGATGTCGCCGTTCGGCGGGTCGTCCGATGGGGACGGCAGGGCCAGTGGGTTCGCCACACCATAAACCTCCAGGCTCGCGCGTCCGCCCACCGTCGGCGCGAAAATGATCTTGCGAAACACGAGGATCGTACAAGAGTTCGATAGCCAAGATCAATCGATCTCCGTTTTGGTGTGCGCGAGCCGTGGGAAGCCTCACAAGGCGAGGGCGGCTCCTCGCGCGATACCTGTTGGGCACAGTGTGCGGGGGGCGGCCTCTCTTGCGATGCCCGTTGGGCATTGCGTGTGGGGATTGCCTGGTATGCGAGGTTTGGCTTGGGGGCTTGGGGGCTTGGGGGCTTGGGGGCTTGGGGGCTTGGGGGCTTGGGGGCTTGGGGGCTTGGGGGCTTGGGGGCTTGGGGGCTTGGGGGCTTGAGGGCTTGAGGGCTTGAGGGCTTGAGGGCTTGAGGGCTTGAGGGCTTGAGGGCTTGAGGGCTTGAGGGCTTGAGGGCTTGAGGGCTTGAGGGCTTGAGGGCTTGAGGGCTTGAGGGCTTGAGGGCTTGAGGGCTTGAGGGCTTGAGGGCTTGAGCCTGCCTATGGGCGTGGGGTGCTGAGGGGGTGGCGCTTGGCATGTGAGGCTCGGCCTGGAGCCTGGAGCCTGGAGCCTGGAGCCTGGAGCCTGGAGCCTGGAGCCTGGAGCCTGGAGCCTGGAGCCTGCCCATGGGGCGTGGTGTGCGAGGGCAGTGCCTGGTGGGTGCGAGCGTCTGGGTGGGGCCGACGGGGTTGGGGTGGCAATTGGGTGCGGCGGTGTCTGGCGAGCGTGGGCGCCAGGGTGGGGCCGATGGGCTGGTGCGCGGGATTGGGCGTGGTGCGTAAGGCTAATGCTGCCTGCTGCCTGCTGGGTGTGGGCGTGCGTGCGGGTGGGTGGAGGTGTTGCGGGGCGAGCGGCTGAGTGGCTTGCTGTGGGGTGCGCGGGGCGGGGCCTCCTGTGAGGACCGTTGGGCGTGGTGCATGGGGGCGGGGTTTGGTTGGGGTGCATGGGTTGTGGGGTGGGTTGCTGGGGGTTACGGGGTGTTGACTTTTTGGGTGGGGGTTGGGAGCATGGAGTGTGGGAGCGCTCCCATGTTGTGGAGGTGTCGGATTTGACGACACTTCTTCCGCCCGACAAGGAGACCTTCATGTCCCAACTCAGACGTTATTGGACGCGGTTCGCCGTGATGTTGTTGTCGATCGGGGCGGTGCTGGTGTCTGGTTCTACGGCCAGCGCTATCCCTGCCGACGGCCCGGCAGTTCAGGCTCGCGTCGACAACCCGTATGCGGGGGCTCGGCCTTACGTAAATCCGGAATGGTCGGCCAAAGCGGCCGCCGAGCCCGGTGGCAGCGCCATCGCGGACCAGCCGACCGGCGTGTGGCTGGACCGCATCGCCGCCATCGAGGGCGCGGGCAGTGCCATGGGCCTGCGCGATCACCTGGACGCGGCCCTCGCCCAGGACGCGAACCTGGTGCAGCTGGTCGTGTACGACCTTCCTGGACGCGACTGTTCCGCACTGGCTTCGAACGGAGAACTCGCTCCCGACGAGATCGGCAGGTACCGCGACGAGTTCATCGATCCGATCGCGGCGATTCTCGCCGACCCGGCCTACGCGGGGTTGCGCATCGTGACCGTTGTGGAGATCGATTCGCTGCCCAACCTCGTGACGAATGTCAGCCCGCGTCCCACGGCGACGCCGGAATGCGATGTGATGGCCGCGAACGGCAATTACGTCAACGGCATCGGTTACGCGCTGCGGCAGTTCGGCGCGATCGACAACGTCTACAACTACCTGGATGTCGGCCATCACGGTTGGCTGGGTTGGGATGACAACTTCGCGCCCGGTGCACGGAAGTTGCTGGAGGGCGCTCAGGCTTCCGGCAGCGTGGACAATGTCCACGGGTTCATCACCAACACCGCCAACTACGGTGCCCTCAAGGAGCCGTACTTCACGATCAATGACACCGTGAACGGCCAGACCGTGCGCCAGGCGAAGTGGATCGACTGGAACCGTTACGTGGACGAGCTGTCCTACGCGCAGGCGTTCCGCGCCGAACTGGTCCGGATCGGCTTCAACTCGGATATCGGCATGTTGATCGACACCGGCCGTAACGGCTGGGGTGGTTCCGCGCGTCCGGCCGGGCCTGGCCCGACTACTTCGGTGGACGCTTATGTCGATGGTGGACGCCTCGATCGCAGGATCCACCTCGGTAACTGGTGCAACCAGTCCGGGGCCGGGCTGGGGGAGCGTCCTACCGCCGCTCCCGAGTCGGGGATCGACGCTTATGTGTGGATGAAACCGCCGGGCGAGTCCGACGGTTCCAGCAAGGAGATCCCCAACGACGAGGGCAAGGGCTTTGACCGGATGTGCGATCCGACTTATGAGGGGAACATCCGCAATGGGTTCAACCCGCCCGGATCGCTTCCCGACGCCCCGCTGTCGGGGCACTGGTTCGGCGCGCAGTTCCGTGAGCTGCTGGCCAACGCCCATCCGCCGCTGACCTGACTCTCACTCACCGCGGTGGCCCCGGTCGGTTAAGACCGGGGCCACCGTTTTCGTGCGTGCGGGTGTCAGGCTTGGCGGTGCCGTCGAGCGCGGATGTTGGCTACCAGCGCGGCAATCAGCGCGAACGCGATGATCGCGCCGACCGGCCACAGTGAGGTCCACAGGGAACCTTGCGCCGGTGTGGGCGTCGCGGCGGCCGCGTCACCGGTCCCGGCGTGGTCGTGACCGGACGCCGTCCACGACATGGCGGTGACCGAGTCGACCTCGGCGTCGATGCCTGTGACCTCCCCGTTGCCGCCGTCGAAGACCACGTCGGCGCAGCTGAAGAAGTTCTCGGCACTGTCGGAACGCACCCACTGGGTGAAGATCAGGTGCTGTCCGCTGCGTTGCGGCAGATCGACGTTCCAGTGGTAGTAGTTGAAACCACCGGGCCCGCCCGACTGGGGCGGGTCGGTGGCACTCCAGAACGGCTCCAGATCGCTCCAGGCCAGCGGGCGGGTGGGGTCCCAGCCGGGTTTGGTGATGTACATGTGGAAGGCGCCGGGGTGGGCGGCCCAGTTGCTGTGCCGCACCTGGATGCTCGCGCCCGAGGTCAGGTGGGTGATTGGCCAGTCGGCGCGGGCCTGGTTGTAGGCGGCGAAGTCGTACGGGGACTTGTCACCGGCACTGCAGATCGTGCCGTCGGGGACGTAGCCCACGTTGCGACCGGCCGCGTTGGAGTCCAGCACGGCGAACCAGTTGTACAGGGGTGTGGCCCCGCCGTCGGCGACCGCGTCGGCGCAGGCGGGGTTGTCGGGTTTGATCTCGCCGGTGTCGGTGAGTCCGTCCAGATAGCACAGGTAGGTGCGGCTGCCGGGCATCATCGTGACGCCGTGGGCGCTGGCCGGGGTGACGGTCGCGAACAGGGTGACGCCGGTGGCGACGAGGATCGCGGCGGCTGCGGCCAGCAGGGAGCGGAGTACGGGCGGGTTGGGGGAGCGCGGCATGGCGGTTCTCCTGGGGCAGGGACAGCGGCCACGACGGGCCGAGGTCCGGACAATGGGTTTGGGAGCGCTCCCACGTTGTCTAGATCGCAACATATCAAAATCGCTCGATGCCTGTCAACGCGTGGCCGGGCTATGAGTCGTCCCACGCTTTGTTGACGTCAAGCGTGGTTGAGGTTGCAGACTCAAGGACCCGACCGACAAAAGGGAGCATCGTCATGCGCGCCATCGTCCTCACGGCATTCGGGCCCGCCGAGAACCTGTCGTATGTCCACATGGACGACCCGGAACCGGCGGCCGGACAGGTCCGCATCGATGTGAAGGCCGTGCCGGTGCAGTTGCTGGAGACCCGGCTGCGCGCCGGGATTCCGCTGGGCCTGCACCCACTGCCGCGACTGCCGCAGGTGCCGGGCGGCAGCGTGGCCGGGGTGGTCGAGGCGGTGGGGCCGCAGGTGGACGAGACCTGGATCGGCACCCGGGTGGCGGCCAGTATCGACGAGGGCGGCAACGCCGAGCTGGCGCTGGCGGACACCTCGCAGCTGTACGTGCTGCCCGAGGGCGTCGACTTCGCCGATGCCACGGTGATGCTGTCCACCGGTCCGACGACGCTGGCGATCCTGGAGCTGGCCGCGCTGGGACCTGAGGACGTGGTGCTGGTGACCGCCGCGTCGGGGGCCATCGGCGGGCTGTTGACCCAGCGGGCGCGGCGGATCGGGGCGACCGTCATCGGGCTGGCCTCGCGGGGCAAGCCGGTGAACGCGGACCTCGTCGTCGACTACACCGACCCGGATTGGGCGGAGCAGGTGCGCGACCGGGGTGTCACCGTGGTGTTGGAGGGCGTGGGCGGCGCGACCGCCGAGGCGGCCCTGGGCCTGCTGGTGCCGGGTGGCCGGGCGGTGTCCTTCGGTGCGGCCTCGGGCGAGTTCGCCAGGTCGGTGCGGGACGACATCACGCATCAGTCGCTGTTCGAGACGTCCTGGATGGAGGTGTTCGCCGACCCCGAGGGCTCGCGGGAGCTGGTGTCCCGCAGCCTGGCCGCGCTGGCCGACGGCAGTTTCACCCCGGCGATACAGCCGTTTCCGCTCGCCGACGCGGCCGAGGCGCACGAGGCGTTGGAGGCGCGCCGTACCAGCGGTCAGGTCGTGCTGATTCCCTGAGCGATGGGCCGGGAATGTCGTAGGGGCGCCATAGGCTATGTCAAAGTCTTGACATAGGAGTGGGCGATGACGACGATCAACCCGGCCGGGCCGTTCAACCTGGCCACCAGCACCCGGTTCCTGGAGGGGTTCGCACCCGCCGCCTATGAGGGCGCGGGCGACGAGGTGCTGCGACTGGCCTTCCCCGCCGACGACGGCAAGGCCGTCGCCGGGGCCGCGCTGCGGCAGGAGACCGACGGGACGGTGCGGGTCGAGATCACTGGCGCGGCCGACGCGGAGGCGGTTGGCGCGCAGGTGCGGCGGATCATGTCGCTGGACATCGACGGCACCGGCTACCCGGCGGTCGTGGCGAGCGATCCGATCGTGAAAGGACTGTCCGAACAGTATCCGGGACTGCGACCGGTGTGCTTCCACTCGCCGTACGAGGCCGCCGCCTGGGCCGTGATCGGGCACCGCATTCGCATCACGCAGGCGGCGGGCATCAAGGCGGCCATGGCGGCCAGACTCGGGGAGACCGTGACGGTCGCCGGACGGCCGGTCGCGGCGTTTCCGACGCCGGAGGTGCTGGCCGAGGTGGGGGAGTTTCCGGGACTGACTGACGTCAAGATCGCGCGGCTGCGCGGGATCGCCGAGGCCGCGCTGGCCGGGGAGCTGGACGCGAAACGGTTGCGGGACATGGCCAGTGCCGACGCGTTGGAGCAGTTGCAGGGCATCGCGGGGATTGGACCGTTCTCGGCGGAGCTGATCCTGATTCGCGGGGCGGGACATCCGGATGTGTTTCCCCGCACCGAGACCCGGCTGCATCGCACCATGACGCAGCTGTACCGGCGCGAGGAGCCGAGTGCGGCGGAGCTGGCGGACATCGCGGCGGACTGGGCACCGTTTCGCAGCTGGGTGGGAGTGCTGCTGCGCGTCCACCGGGAAGCGGTCACCGGTGAGATCGCGCGAGGACGCGCCGCCCGAGCGTGACCGGGACCGGGTGGGCCGCGCCGAGGCACGACCCACACCGGTTGTCTACTTGAGGCCGTAGGAGCGGATGGTGGAGTGCTTGACGGTTTGTCCCTTGTCGTCGGTGGCGCTGAACTTGACGGAGACGAACTTCGCGTCGCCGGGGTGTTCGAGCACCGCGGTGGCCTTGTCGCCCTCACGGTCGACGGTGACGTTCTTCCAGGTCTTGCCGTCGTCATAGGACACCGCGAAGCTCAGCTTCGCGCAGTCGCGGTCCTCGGCACCCGGCTGGGTGACGTATTCCAGGTTCACCTTCTGTGGCTTGGACGCCTTGGCGTAGCCGTTTTTGACACCGGAGGCGTTGAACCGCACCGCCGAGACCGACAGCGAGGCCCCCTCGGTGATGGGACCGGAATCGAACGTCCAGGTCGCCGTGGAGCGGGTACCCAGGGGGGTCCAGTCCGCGCCGTGGGTGACATCGAAGCTCGCCGTGTACCGTCCCTTGTCGTCGGTCGGGATGAAGGCACCCACCCCCGCGTCCTGGCTGGAGTCCAGTTCGGTGCCGTCCTTGCTCAACGTGGCCTTGGTGCCCTTGCCGCCGTAGGAGACGATGATCTCGTCGGCCGAACCGGAGGTGAACACCGGTGGTGTCGCCCCCAGGAAGTCGGTGCTCTCGTCCTCACGGAACCGTCGGAACCCGGAGCCGTAGTAGGGGAACGCGGGATCGGACACCCCCACCGACAGCGGCGCGGACAACCACGTGGCCTTCTCGCTGCCGGGGGAGACCTTGCCGCTGTGGTGCAGCACGTCGTCGATGGGGTCGTCGCCGGTGGCGGGGAAGGTGCCCTGGTGTGACCAGGCGACGTCGTGCGCCGTGCTGTAGTACTCGGTGCGCGTGGTGCCGAGCTTGACGGGTGTGCCCGGCGCGTACGTCATGGGCGGGTAGGCGGCGTT containing:
- a CDS encoding zinc-binding dehydrogenase, with product MRAIVLTAFGPAENLSYVHMDDPEPAAGQVRIDVKAVPVQLLETRLRAGIPLGLHPLPRLPQVPGGSVAGVVEAVGPQVDETWIGTRVAASIDEGGNAELALADTSQLYVLPEGVDFADATVMLSTGPTTLAILELAALGPEDVVLVTAASGAIGGLLTQRARRIGATVIGLASRGKPVNADLVVDYTDPDWAEQVRDRGVTVVLEGVGGATAEAALGLLVPGGRAVSFGAASGEFARSVRDDITHQSLFETSWMEVFADPEGSRELVSRSLAALADGSFTPAIQPFPLADAAEAHEALEARRTSGQVVLIP
- a CDS encoding DNA-3-methyladenine glycosylase family protein yields the protein MTTINPAGPFNLATSTRFLEGFAPAAYEGAGDEVLRLAFPADDGKAVAGAALRQETDGTVRVEITGAADAEAVGAQVRRIMSLDIDGTGYPAVVASDPIVKGLSEQYPGLRPVCFHSPYEAAAWAVIGHRIRITQAAGIKAAMAARLGETVTVAGRPVAAFPTPEVLAEVGEFPGLTDVKIARLRGIAEAALAGELDAKRLRDMASADALEQLQGIAGIGPFSAELILIRGAGHPDVFPRTETRLHRTMTQLYRREEPSAAELADIAADWAPFRSWVGVLLRVHREAVTGEIARGRAARA
- a CDS encoding glycoside hydrolase family 6 protein; its protein translation is MSQLRRYWTRFAVMLLSIGAVLVSGSTASAIPADGPAVQARVDNPYAGARPYVNPEWSAKAAAEPGGSAIADQPTGVWLDRIAAIEGAGSAMGLRDHLDAALAQDANLVQLVVYDLPGRDCSALASNGELAPDEIGRYRDEFIDPIAAILADPAYAGLRIVTVVEIDSLPNLVTNVSPRPTATPECDVMAANGNYVNGIGYALRQFGAIDNVYNYLDVGHHGWLGWDDNFAPGARKLLEGAQASGSVDNVHGFITNTANYGALKEPYFTINDTVNGQTVRQAKWIDWNRYVDELSYAQAFRAELVRIGFNSDIGMLIDTGRNGWGGSARPAGPGPTTSVDAYVDGGRLDRRIHLGNWCNQSGAGLGERPTAAPESGIDAYVWMKPPGESDGSSKEIPNDEGKGFDRMCDPTYEGNIRNGFNPPGSLPDAPLSGHWFGAQFRELLANAHPPLT
- a CDS encoding lytic polysaccharide monooxygenase auxiliary activity family 9 protein — its product is MPRSPNPPVLRSLLAAAAAILVATGVTLFATVTPASAHGVTMMPGSRTYLCYLDGLTDTGEIKPDNPACADAVADGGATPLYNWFAVLDSNAAGRNVGYVPDGTICSAGDKSPYDFAAYNQARADWPITHLTSGASIQVRHSNWAAHPGAFHMYITKPGWDPTRPLAWSDLEPFWSATDPPQSGGPGGFNYYHWNVDLPQRSGQHLIFTQWVRSDSAENFFSCADVVFDGGNGEVTGIDAEVDSVTAMSWTASGHDHAGTGDAAAATPTPAQGSLWTSLWPVGAIIAFALIAALVANIRARRHRQA